In a genomic window of Pseudomonas putida:
- a CDS encoding flagellar protein FlaG translates to MDMSVKLNLSYPAVAPQSATPAVTDKKDQPKTEAVEASGSEPKRDELQKAVTDIQEFVQAAQRNLDFSIDDSTGRVVVKVIATETGDVIRQIPSEAALKLAQSLSDASSLLFDDKV, encoded by the coding sequence ATGGACATGAGCGTCAAGTTGAACCTGTCTTATCCCGCCGTTGCCCCACAAAGCGCAACGCCTGCTGTAACTGACAAAAAAGATCAGCCAAAGACTGAAGCTGTCGAGGCGTCGGGCTCCGAGCCCAAGCGCGACGAACTGCAAAAGGCTGTGACCGATATTCAGGAATTTGTCCAGGCCGCCCAGCGCAATCTGGATTTTTCCATTGATGATTCCACCGGCCGGGTCGTGGTCAAGGTCATCGCCACCGAAACCGGTGACGTGATCCGTCAGATCCCGTCGGAAGCTGCACTGAAACTGGCCCAGAGTCTTTCGGACGCAAGCAGCTTGCTGTTTGACGACAAAGTCTGA
- a CDS encoding flagellin, whose protein sequence is MALTVNTNLASLTVQNNLNKASGNLQTSMQRLSSGLRINSAKDDAAGLQISNRLTSQINGLGTAIKNAGDGISIAQTAEGAMQESTNILQKMRTLALASANGSPSDDDRKSNNAEYAALTAELTRISTTTTFGGRNLLDGSFGTTQFQVGANSNQTINMTLGDVSANNIGSQQVKSVAIPPSATGVAGGSVTLVGGGQTSTFTVAAGDSAKTTAAQINKAAVGGVTASASTEAQFTVNTTAISGSATGSANFSIQVGTGSAVNMVGVTTTAELADQLKSNAAKLGISVNYDAKANTLSIKSDTGENITLNSGDAGAVAGIQVAAKDGSGSYGTAVSAAATAIKVTGAVSLNSANSYSMSGAGVTGLFAATGTTASSAKTSVANTDVTTAANAQNAIDVITQAISAIDSQRADLGAVQNRFDSTVANLRSISDNSTAARGVIQDVDFAAETAQLTKQQTLQQASTAILSQANQLPSAVLKLLG, encoded by the coding sequence ATGGCTTTAACAGTAAACACCAACCTTGCTTCCTTGACCGTTCAGAACAACCTGAACAAAGCTTCCGGCAACCTGCAGACTTCGATGCAGCGCCTGTCCTCCGGCCTGCGTATCAACAGCGCTAAAGACGACGCCGCTGGCCTGCAGATCTCCAACCGTCTGACCAGCCAGATCAACGGCCTGGGCACTGCCATCAAGAACGCCGGCGACGGTATCTCCATCGCGCAAACTGCTGAAGGCGCGATGCAAGAGTCCACCAACATCCTGCAAAAAATGCGTACCCTGGCCCTGGCTTCCGCCAACGGCTCGCCAAGCGATGACGACCGTAAGTCGAACAACGCTGAATACGCTGCTCTGACTGCAGAACTGACCCGTATTTCCACCACCACCACTTTCGGTGGTCGTAACCTGCTGGACGGTTCCTTCGGTACTACCCAGTTCCAGGTTGGCGCCAACTCGAACCAGACCATCAACATGACTCTGGGCGACGTTTCGGCTAACAACATCGGCTCGCAGCAAGTGAAAAGCGTGGCAATCCCGCCGAGTGCAACCGGTGTAGCCGGTGGTTCCGTCACTCTGGTGGGTGGTGGTCAGACCTCGACTTTCACCGTTGCAGCAGGCGATTCGGCCAAGACTACCGCTGCCCAGATCAACAAAGCCGCTGTTGGTGGCGTGACTGCATCTGCCAGCACCGAAGCACAATTCACCGTCAACACCACCGCCATTTCCGGCTCGGCCACCGGCAGCGCCAACTTCTCGATTCAAGTGGGCACCGGCAGCGCAGTGAACATGGTTGGTGTGACCACCACCGCTGAACTGGCTGACCAACTGAAGTCCAACGCCGCCAAGCTGGGCATCAGCGTTAACTACGATGCCAAGGCAAATACCCTGTCGATCAAATCCGACACTGGCGAGAACATCACCCTGAACAGTGGTGACGCTGGTGCGGTCGCCGGTATCCAGGTTGCCGCCAAAGACGGTTCCGGTAGCTACGGTACTGCGGTTTCCGCCGCTGCAACCGCTATCAAAGTGACTGGTGCTGTGTCCCTGAACTCCGCCAACAGTTACTCGATGAGCGGTGCTGGTGTGACTGGCCTGTTCGCAGCTACCGGTACTACCGCCAGCTCGGCCAAGACTTCGGTTGCCAACACTGACGTGACCACTGCTGCCAACGCTCAGAACGCCATTGATGTGATCACCCAGGCGATCTCGGCTATCGACTCCCAGCGTGCTGACCTCGGTGCGGTACAAAACCGTTTCGACAGCACCGTGGCCAACCTGCGCTCCATCTCGGACAACTCCACTGCAGCTCGTGGCGTGATCCAGGACGTTGACTTCGCGGCAGAAACCGCTCAGCTGACCAAGCAGCAAACCCTGCAACAGGCTTCCACCGCGATCCTGTCCCAGGCTAACCAGCTGCCATCGGCTGTGCTGAAACTGCTGGGTTAA
- a CDS encoding ketoacyl-ACP synthase III, with protein MIGIKNIASYVPAAGIDNYAQGAKFDKDETFILGKIGSAFLPRMGADQETSDLCVEAANALFAANPELKRESIDCLIVVTQNGDEEGLPHTAAIVQDKLGLSTHVAAFDISLGCSGYVYGLYAIKGFMEAAGLKNGLLITADPYSKIVDPEDRNTTMLFGDAATATWMGENAVWQLGKSKFGTDGSGAPHLKVTDGVFFMNGRQVFNFALLKVPAHLHELLAESNLQASDINAFCIHQGSAAIVDAVARRFEEGEPEKFVKDMLETGNTVSSSIPLLLQKHVFDSTWTRVAISGFGVGLSWGSAILYRG; from the coding sequence ATGATTGGCATAAAAAATATTGCGAGTTACGTGCCGGCAGCCGGGATTGATAACTATGCCCAGGGTGCAAAGTTCGACAAGGACGAAACCTTCATCCTTGGCAAGATCGGCTCCGCGTTTTTGCCACGCATGGGTGCTGATCAGGAAACCTCCGATCTGTGTGTCGAAGCAGCCAATGCGCTGTTCGCCGCCAATCCTGAACTCAAGCGTGAATCCATCGACTGCCTGATCGTCGTCACCCAGAACGGTGACGAAGAAGGTTTGCCGCATACCGCTGCGATCGTTCAGGACAAACTGGGCCTGTCGACCCATGTCGCCGCTTTCGATATTTCCCTGGGCTGTTCCGGTTACGTCTACGGCCTCTACGCGATCAAAGGTTTCATGGAAGCGGCCGGACTGAAGAACGGCCTGCTGATCACCGCCGATCCTTATTCCAAGATCGTCGATCCGGAAGATCGCAACACCACCATGCTGTTCGGCGATGCCGCCACCGCCACCTGGATGGGCGAAAACGCCGTCTGGCAACTGGGCAAATCGAAGTTCGGCACTGACGGTTCCGGTGCGCCGCACCTGAAAGTCACTGACGGTGTGTTCTTCATGAACGGTCGCCAGGTCTTCAACTTCGCCTTGCTCAAGGTCCCGGCGCATTTGCATGAGCTGCTGGCCGAGTCGAATCTGCAGGCCAGCGACATCAATGCCTTCTGCATTCACCAGGGCAGTGCGGCGATTGTCGATGCCGTTGCCCGTCGCTTCGAAGAAGGCGAGCCGGAGAAATTCGTCAAGGACATGCTCGAAACCGGTAACACCGTGTCGTCGAGCATTCCGCTGCTGTTGCAGAAACATGTGTTCGATTCCACCTGGACCCGCGTCGCCATCAGCGGCTTTGGCGTGGGCCTTTCGTGGGGTTCGGCGATTCTCTATCGCGGCTGA
- a CDS encoding flagellar hook-associated protein 3 — MRISTAQYYAATAANYSRNMNNVVKTADQASSGVKLNTAADDPVGAARLLQLEQQKALLGQYTTNINALNTAQAQEESVLDSINNVMQKVSELTVRAGGGSLNDDDRKSISAELKQSEEQLLTLMNSKDANGKYIFSGASNNTQPFVKNSDGTYSYQGDQTQLELKIGDSMSLGLNDTGWEVFQQAINAARSSTTMTAPAVDDGRVSLSPGLVNSGPAFDSNFRSGQPYTLSFTSSTQYVITDAAGNDVTAESTGGGKFDPNVKGGSDIDFRGVTFKLDITYQAGDNPSDTAASDAVIAGHSFQLAAKPDSFVANRAPGNTSTAIISQTTVTNAADYKNFFPEGGAVLKFTGPGTFELYARPLTSSSTPVTTGAVTAGVATAAGVSFTLGGTPPNPVAGDQFDIAVNTHQTQNVLDTISQLRAALDTPTQGKPAQQRFLEDTIASSLANLNNSKNQVDLARGAIGARGNVMDMQTEQNTSTGLINESTTNSIKNTDPAEVLTRLTLQQTMLQAAQLAFARVSQLSLFNKL; from the coding sequence ATGCGCATTTCTACCGCACAGTATTACGCCGCTACGGCTGCCAACTATTCCCGCAACATGAACAACGTCGTGAAGACTGCCGATCAGGCCAGCAGCGGGGTCAAACTCAATACTGCGGCGGACGATCCGGTTGGCGCCGCGCGGTTGTTGCAGCTTGAGCAGCAAAAAGCTCTGCTGGGTCAGTACACCACCAACATCAACGCGTTGAACACCGCTCAGGCGCAGGAAGAAAGCGTGCTGGACAGCATCAACAACGTGATGCAGAAGGTCAGTGAGCTGACGGTGCGCGCCGGTGGCGGTTCGTTGAACGACGACGACCGCAAGTCCATCTCGGCCGAGCTCAAGCAGTCCGAAGAACAACTGCTGACCCTGATGAACAGCAAGGACGCCAACGGCAAGTACATCTTCTCCGGCGCCAGCAACAACACCCAGCCATTTGTGAAAAACAGCGACGGTACCTACAGCTATCAGGGCGACCAGACCCAGTTGGAGCTGAAAATCGGTGACTCGATGTCCCTGGGCTTGAACGATACCGGCTGGGAAGTCTTCCAGCAGGCGATCAACGCGGCCCGCAGTTCCACCACCATGACGGCACCGGCCGTCGACGACGGGCGAGTGTCGCTGTCACCGGGGCTGGTGAATTCCGGTCCGGCGTTCGACTCCAATTTCCGCAGTGGCCAGCCTTACACGCTGTCGTTTACCAGCAGCACGCAATATGTGATCACCGATGCGGCGGGTAATGACGTGACCGCTGAATCGACCGGCGGCGGCAAGTTCGATCCGAATGTCAAAGGCGGGTCCGACATCGACTTCCGTGGCGTGACCTTCAAGTTGGATATCACCTACCAGGCTGGCGACAATCCTTCCGACACCGCGGCTTCCGACGCGGTGATCGCCGGCCACAGTTTCCAGCTGGCAGCCAAGCCGGACAGCTTTGTGGCCAACCGGGCACCGGGTAATACGTCGACCGCCATCATCAGCCAGACGACGGTGACCAATGCCGCCGACTACAAGAACTTTTTCCCGGAAGGCGGAGCGGTCCTGAAGTTCACCGGTCCAGGCACCTTTGAACTGTACGCTCGCCCTTTGACCAGCAGCAGCACCCCGGTCACGACCGGTGCCGTGACCGCCGGCGTGGCCACGGCGGCCGGTGTCAGTTTCACCCTGGGTGGCACGCCGCCAAATCCGGTTGCCGGTGATCAGTTCGACATCGCGGTCAACACGCACCAGACTCAGAACGTGCTCGACACCATCAGCCAACTGCGCGCGGCGCTCGATACCCCGACTCAGGGCAAGCCGGCCCAACAGCGTTTTCTGGAAGATACGATCGCTTCGTCCCTTGCCAACCTGAACAACTCCAAGAACCAGGTCGACCTGGCGCGGGGGGCGATCGGTGCACGGGGCAACGTGATGGATATGCAGACCGAGCAGAACACCAGCACCGGCCTGATCAACGAATCGACCACCAACTCGATCAAGAACACCGATCCGGCGGAAGTGCTGACTCGCCTGACGCTGCAACAGACCATGCTGCAGGCCGCGCAATTGGCCTTTGCCAGGGTTTCCCAGTTGAGCCTGTTCAACAAGCTTTGA